Proteins encoded together in one Prochlorococcus marinus str. MIT 9211 window:
- a CDS encoding thioredoxin domain-containing protein codes for MADNSSLIALSKLQKILLMLVAFVLSAALLIMKISVASVQPLEQLARSSLLPEIALANGKPTIFEFYADWCEVCQKMSPSIVDLEKRMGDKLDIVLLNVDNQRWSPLIDKYNVNGIPQFIFFNQDGDLKGISIGLLSSEKIIKASEYLIDNKELTDIEEFNNMSPDRFKFTDLIDTSKSRPVNPRSHS; via the coding sequence ATGGCAGATAATTCTTCATTAATTGCCCTCAGCAAACTACAAAAAATTCTTTTGATGCTGGTGGCTTTTGTACTATCTGCAGCACTTTTGATCATGAAGATTAGTGTTGCTTCAGTGCAGCCACTCGAGCAACTGGCTCGTAGTTCGCTGTTGCCAGAAATAGCTTTAGCCAATGGTAAACCAACTATTTTCGAGTTCTATGCAGATTGGTGTGAAGTATGTCAAAAAATGTCCCCCTCAATAGTCGACTTAGAAAAAAGGATGGGGGATAAACTTGATATTGTTTTATTGAATGTAGATAATCAGAGGTGGTCTCCCCTGATTGATAAATATAATGTTAATGGAATACCTCAATTCATTTTCTTTAATCAAGATGGGGATCTTAAGGGAATTTCCATTGGCCTATTAAGCTCTGAAAAAATAATTAAGGCATCAGAGTATCTTATAGACAATAAAGAGCTAACTGATATTGAAGAGTTCAATAATATGTCTCCAGATAGATTTAAATTCACAGATTTGATTGATACCTCTAAGTCCAGGCCTGTTAATCCTAGAAGCCATAGTTAA